Proteins from a single region of Sediminitomix flava:
- a CDS encoding helix-turn-helix domain-containing protein, translating to MVGRKVKRLRKQLQLSQEELAQKTLIPQSQLCRIEKGVMTPSLSDLIQLSRSLSVNVDYFYK from the coding sequence ATGGTCGGCAGAAAAGTAAAACGTCTACGTAAACAACTACAACTATCACAAGAAGAATTAGCTCAAAAAACTTTGATCCCTCAAAGTCAATTATGTCGTATTGAAAAAGGAGTAATGACCCCAAGCCTTAGTGACTTGATTCAGTTGAGTCGTTCACTAAGTGTAAACGTCGATTATTTTTACAAGTAA